Proteins from a single region of Streptomyces glaucescens:
- a CDS encoding SpoIIE family protein phosphatase: protein MVGPDVPQGVVAGVLEAFGTAAYLADEQGLIVAVNKRGEQLLARPASDLIDRDAHDLLHRSSGGEPVPRDQCRLSESVLGGRTRQGEDEWLERGDGTLLPVAWLATPYDVGIRPSATLVLFHPVGAPDRPRERPPTSRRLSELERLALLAETTTLLTSTLDIHEALRRLITLVVPRIADWAVIDLIGERDEVSRFAVAHAEGGTVVFRDDLQGPMPPVPQESPMPLSRALRGVASSLTGPETYQGPPDSGIAVEQQRLFEATGMHSAVMVPLRSLHDVLGALTLGRADQPDRFTAADIALLEDIARRASLALENARLYQRQRQVAETMQRHLLPRLPRSPGRSMTVRYLPASDASHVGGDWYDAFDLTDGATALAVGDVVGHDLEAAAGMAQLRNMLRAYAVSQQKPPSKIVEWLDQAILDITEVSMATLVFARMSEDTTGRWELSWTNAGHPPPLLVTREGVARYLTDGHGILLGVTPERVRPDATVELPPGATLILYTDGLIESPGRNLDEGLDRLRRHAAALARRPLEDFTDALLARARPPDNDDDVALLAVRHGTGSSS from the coding sequence ATGGTGGGCCCGGATGTTCCGCAGGGGGTGGTTGCGGGGGTCCTCGAGGCCTTCGGCACGGCTGCGTACCTGGCGGACGAGCAGGGCTTGATCGTCGCCGTCAACAAACGTGGCGAACAGCTCCTGGCTCGCCCCGCCTCCGACCTGATCGACCGGGACGCCCACGATCTGCTGCACCGCTCCAGCGGCGGAGAGCCCGTCCCGAGGGACCAGTGCCGGCTGAGCGAGAGTGTGCTCGGCGGACGCACCCGGCAGGGCGAGGACGAGTGGCTCGAACGTGGAGACGGCACGCTCCTGCCGGTGGCCTGGCTGGCCACTCCCTATGACGTCGGTATCCGCCCGTCGGCCACGCTCGTTCTCTTCCACCCCGTAGGCGCACCCGACCGGCCCCGCGAGCGGCCACCGACCAGCAGACGGCTCTCCGAACTGGAACGGCTGGCCCTGCTCGCCGAGACGACCACCCTGCTCACCTCCACCCTGGACATCCACGAGGCGCTGCGCCGCCTGATCACCCTCGTGGTGCCTCGCATAGCCGACTGGGCCGTCATCGACCTGATCGGCGAGCGCGACGAGGTCTCCCGCTTCGCCGTCGCCCATGCCGAGGGCGGCACCGTGGTGTTCCGCGACGACCTCCAGGGCCCCATGCCGCCGGTGCCGCAGGAGTCCCCGATGCCGCTGTCGCGTGCCCTGCGCGGTGTCGCCTCCTCCCTCACCGGCCCGGAGACCTATCAGGGCCCGCCCGATTCCGGGATCGCGGTGGAGCAGCAGCGCCTGTTCGAGGCGACCGGCATGCACTCGGCCGTCATGGTGCCGCTCCGCAGCCTCCACGACGTGCTGGGAGCCCTCACCCTGGGCCGCGCCGACCAGCCCGACCGGTTCACCGCGGCCGACATCGCCCTGCTGGAGGACATCGCCCGGCGCGCCAGCCTCGCCCTGGAGAACGCCCGTCTCTACCAGCGCCAGCGCCAGGTCGCCGAGACGATGCAGCGCCACCTGCTGCCGAGGCTTCCGCGGTCACCCGGACGCAGCATGACCGTCCGCTACCTGCCCGCGTCGGACGCCTCCCACGTCGGCGGTGACTGGTACGACGCGTTCGACCTGACGGACGGCGCCACCGCTCTCGCCGTGGGCGACGTCGTCGGCCACGACCTGGAGGCCGCGGCCGGCATGGCCCAGCTGCGCAACATGCTCCGGGCTTACGCCGTCTCCCAGCAGAAGCCACCGAGCAAGATCGTGGAGTGGCTCGACCAGGCGATCCTGGACATCACCGAGGTCTCGATGGCCACGCTGGTCTTCGCCCGCATGAGTGAAGACACCACCGGTCGGTGGGAGCTGTCCTGGACCAACGCGGGCCACCCGCCTCCGCTGCTGGTCACCCGCGAGGGCGTGGCCCGCTATCTGACCGACGGTCACGGGATACTCCTGGGGGTCACACCCGAGCGGGTGCGTCCCGACGCGACGGTGGAACTGCCACCCGGGGCGACGCTGATCCTCTACACCGACGGCCTGATCGAATCCCCGGGCCGCAACCTGGACGAGGGCCTGGACCGCCTGCGCCGGCATGCCGCGGCCTTGGCCCGCCGCCCTCTGGAGGACTTCACCGACGCACTGCTGGCACGGGCGCGCCCGCCGGACAACGACGACGACGTGGCCCTGCTGGCCGTCCGGCACGGAACCGGCTCGTCCTCCTGA
- a CDS encoding tetratricopeptide repeat protein, protein MRFFRKRGRSDAERMTGTPVAEAKALYEAGRYAEAEAEARAVARALPRDDEYAAVALNIAAIATGAQGRHAEALATYDEALPVFSRIFGPGHWLTLKLRSDRAQQMSALGQYAESEAECAAVAEAAGRGTGPEMSLLAAAARNGLVFALNAQGRHQEAEALAREALAAHRARDRTSLVLRLGLARSLNGQARHEDALNEAQGADMLYRALPQHQRHPDTGAVELAFATALLGLRRTAEARRRAATAHDACLACFGPDHRRTVEARTLLERIDGTRP, encoded by the coding sequence ATGAGATTCTTCCGGAAGCGCGGCCGAAGCGATGCCGAACGGATGACGGGAACGCCGGTGGCTGAGGCCAAAGCCCTCTACGAAGCCGGACGTTACGCCGAGGCGGAGGCCGAAGCCCGCGCCGTGGCTCGAGCGCTGCCACGCGACGACGAGTACGCGGCCGTGGCGCTGAACATCGCCGCGATCGCGACGGGCGCCCAGGGCCGGCACGCCGAGGCACTCGCCACCTACGACGAGGCGCTGCCTGTCTTCAGCAGGATATTCGGACCCGGTCACTGGCTGACCTTGAAGCTGCGCTCGGACCGCGCCCAGCAGATGAGTGCGCTCGGTCAGTACGCCGAGAGCGAGGCGGAGTGTGCGGCCGTCGCCGAGGCCGCGGGCCGCGGTACCGGGCCGGAGATGTCGCTCCTGGCAGCGGCCGCCCGCAACGGGCTGGTCTTCGCCCTCAACGCGCAGGGGCGCCACCAGGAGGCCGAAGCACTCGCCCGCGAGGCCCTGGCCGCCCATCGCGCCCGTGACCGGACGTCCCTCGTCCTGCGACTCGGCCTGGCTCGCAGCCTCAACGGCCAGGCCCGCCACGAAGACGCCCTCAACGAGGCACAAGGTGCCGACATGTTGTACCGCGCCCTTCCCCAGCACCAGCGCCATCCCGATACGGGTGCCGTCGAACTCGCCTTCGCCACCGCTCTGTTGGGGCTTCGCCGCACTGCCGAGGCCCGCCGCCGGGCGGCAACCGCTCACGATGCCTGCCTGGCCTGCTTCGGCCCGGACCACCGCCGCACCGTCGAAGCCCGAACACTGCTGGAGCGCATCGACGGCACTCGTCCGTAG
- a CDS encoding response regulator, with protein sequence MTTDRPPLRAVIADDQALVRTGFKMILTADGIEVTAEAADGAEAVAAVRRTRPDVVLMDIRMPEMDGIEATRRITSDTGPAGTRVVILTTYDLDHYVYAALTAGASGFLLKDVTPEHLVSALRLVQTGDALLAPTITRRLIERFAANHEPRANAPHRDPSGLTPRELEVLRLLATGLSNAELASRLFLSPTTVKSHVGRILAKLDLRDRVQAVVFAYETGLITPGGTPD encoded by the coding sequence ATGACCACGGATCGGCCGCCGTTGCGCGCCGTCATCGCCGACGACCAGGCTCTCGTACGCACCGGTTTCAAGATGATCCTGACGGCGGACGGCATCGAGGTGACGGCCGAGGCCGCCGACGGGGCCGAGGCTGTCGCAGCGGTACGCCGTACGCGGCCCGACGTCGTCCTCATGGACATCCGGATGCCGGAGATGGACGGCATCGAGGCCACCAGGCGCATCACCAGCGACACCGGCCCGGCCGGAACGCGGGTCGTCATCCTCACCACATACGACCTCGACCACTACGTCTACGCGGCGCTCACGGCCGGCGCCAGCGGCTTTCTGCTCAAGGACGTCACCCCCGAACACCTGGTGTCCGCCTTACGCCTGGTGCAGACCGGCGACGCCCTTCTCGCACCCACGATCACTCGGCGGCTGATCGAGCGTTTCGCCGCGAACCACGAACCGCGGGCCAATGCCCCGCACCGCGACCCGTCCGGCCTGACCCCGCGCGAGCTGGAGGTACTCCGCCTGCTCGCGACGGGCCTCAGCAATGCCGAACTCGCCTCCCGGCTGTTCCTCAGCCCGACGACGGTCAAAAGCCACGTCGGCCGCATCCTGGCGAAGCTGGACCTGCGCGACCGCGTCCAGGCCGTCGTCTTCGCCTACGAGACGGGGCTGATCACCCCGGGCGGAACACCTGACTGA
- a CDS encoding sensor histidine kinase, which translates to MKTADRRGRHRQLIDALRPEATAFAPSPEAKASPLPRRAVRADVVLAVVLTVTALFVAVRWAGDGPVGISSPAVDVGTGIPAPPPAPGPGQVLVGEDSPSVPWALVVLSTLPLAARRRYPLTSFVMVLGAALAIGSSASWITVLACVIGAYSAVVHSRHRTAAIVALVIAAALSALVFRNAQPVLPGWSSPGFVLLVAGMLASLVRHLQLRLAASRDRVTELQAAQEEATRRAVAEERARIAAELHDVVTHNVSVMVIQAGAARKVMDMAPEQSKEALLAVEAGGRAAMAELRHVMGLLAAPDHERPDGLEPQPGLAQLHALVARVRAAGTPVSVEVSLPPDPLPPGIDLAAYRVVQEALTNAIKHARGAQASVAIRHTEDCLEIEVTDTGGTEDAVPVQSNRRGHLGLRERLAVYQGELTAGPTPAGGYRVTARIPRGTA; encoded by the coding sequence GTGAAGACGGCAGACCGGCGCGGCCGGCATCGGCAACTCATCGACGCGCTGCGCCCGGAGGCGACGGCCTTCGCACCAAGCCCGGAGGCGAAGGCCTCCCCGTTGCCCCGGCGAGCGGTACGCGCGGACGTGGTGCTCGCGGTCGTACTGACCGTCACCGCCCTCTTCGTGGCGGTGCGCTGGGCCGGTGACGGGCCCGTGGGCATCAGCTCCCCAGCGGTGGACGTCGGGACCGGCATACCGGCCCCGCCCCCGGCGCCCGGCCCCGGTCAGGTGCTCGTGGGGGAGGACTCCCCGTCCGTGCCCTGGGCTCTGGTCGTCCTGTCGACGCTGCCGCTCGCAGCCCGGCGCCGATATCCGCTGACCTCTTTCGTGATGGTGCTGGGCGCCGCACTGGCCATCGGCAGCTCCGCCTCCTGGATCACCGTCCTGGCCTGCGTCATCGGCGCCTACAGCGCCGTCGTCCACAGCCGTCACCGGACCGCGGCGATCGTCGCCCTGGTGATCGCCGCCGCCCTGTCCGCGCTCGTGTTCCGCAACGCGCAACCCGTGCTCCCCGGGTGGTCCAGCCCGGGATTCGTGCTCCTGGTGGCAGGGATGCTGGCCAGCCTGGTCCGCCACCTGCAACTGCGGCTGGCGGCCAGCCGGGACCGGGTGACGGAACTCCAGGCCGCCCAGGAGGAGGCCACGCGCCGTGCCGTCGCGGAGGAGCGTGCCCGCATCGCCGCCGAACTGCACGACGTCGTCACCCACAATGTGAGTGTGATGGTGATCCAGGCCGGCGCGGCCCGCAAAGTGATGGACATGGCGCCCGAGCAGTCCAAGGAGGCACTGCTGGCCGTCGAGGCGGGCGGTCGGGCCGCCATGGCCGAACTCCGCCACGTGATGGGCCTGCTGGCCGCCCCCGACCACGAGAGGCCCGACGGCCTGGAGCCCCAGCCCGGGCTCGCGCAGCTCCACGCGCTCGTCGCACGAGTACGCGCCGCCGGCACGCCCGTGAGCGTCGAGGTGTCGCTGCCGCCCGATCCGCTGCCACCGGGCATCGACCTCGCGGCGTATCGCGTCGTACAGGAGGCGCTGACCAATGCGATCAAACACGCGCGCGGCGCGCAGGCGTCCGTCGCCATCCGCCACACCGAAGACTGTCTGGAGATCGAGGTCACGGACACCGGCGGTACCGAGGATGCCGTGCCGGTGCAGAGCAACCGCCGCGGCCACCTGGGACTGCGCGAGCGGCTGGCCGTCTACCAGGGCGAGCTGACGGCCGGACCGACACCGGCCGGCGGCTACCGGGTGACGGCCCGCATCCCGCGAGGCACCGCATGA
- a CDS encoding ABC transporter ATP-binding protein codes for MHQVIELQGVAKRYDSAGAPALGPLTLGVAEGEALAVTGPSGSGKSTLLNLVAGLDRPTDGAVIVAGRRIDRLSEHALAKFRREHIGMVFQFFNLLDDLTVTDNIQLPAQLTGTGRREAAARAGELMEMLGIRRHARAYPGRLSGGERQRVAVARALVNRPALLLADEPTGALDTASGHDVRDLLVDLHRAGQTVVLVTHDPALAEACASRTIHLVDGHVALDTYAQAVR; via the coding sequence ATGCATCAAGTGATCGAACTGCAGGGTGTGGCGAAGCGCTACGACAGTGCCGGCGCACCGGCGCTCGGACCGCTCACGCTCGGCGTCGCCGAGGGTGAGGCCCTCGCCGTGACGGGTCCGTCCGGCAGTGGCAAGTCCACGCTGCTGAACCTCGTGGCCGGCCTGGACAGGCCGACCGATGGCGCCGTGATCGTGGCCGGGCGACGGATCGACCGGTTGAGCGAGCACGCCCTCGCGAAGTTCCGTCGCGAGCACATCGGCATGGTCTTCCAGTTCTTCAATCTTCTCGACGACCTCACCGTCACCGACAACATTCAGCTCCCGGCGCAGCTGACCGGTACCGGTCGCCGCGAGGCCGCAGCCCGCGCGGGTGAACTCATGGAGATGCTGGGCATCCGCCGGCATGCCCGCGCCTACCCGGGCCGGCTGTCCGGGGGTGAACGCCAACGGGTCGCCGTCGCCCGGGCCTTGGTCAACCGGCCTGCGCTGCTGCTCGCCGACGAGCCCACCGGTGCGCTCGACACCGCCTCGGGCCACGACGTCCGCGATCTGCTGGTCGATCTGCACCGCGCCGGACAGACCGTCGTGCTGGTGACGCACGATCCGGCGCTGGCGGAAGCATGTGCGAGCCGCACGATCCACCTGGTCGACGGTCACGTCGCCCTCGACACGTACGCGCAGGCCGTCCGATGA
- a CDS encoding ABC transporter permease encodes MSLFGTGALGRVVRSGVGQRRVQTVVIAVATMMAVASAVVAGSLMAAAAAPFDRAFAEQRGAHLTARFDPALASAAQLAATGKLAGVSASSGPYPSTEFRPVDRTGFRLPTLTLVGRSGPDGDVDRVELKSGRWAQRPGEIVLAASFEGPALGIGATLRISDTAGAPTLSIVGFAVSAGRSADSWATPAQVDALASEGSPVTSQMLYRFDSASTKEQLLAGRKRLSASVRPGALLGTESWLDTKRAADQGAAATVPFVSAFGVLGIAMSVIIVGSVISGVVGTSLRRIGILKAIGFTPREVVRAYVAQALVPAGAGIAVGVVLGNLLAVPLLADTAAAYGTVALSVAWWVDVTVPAAALVVVGLAALVPALRAGRLRTVEAIAVGRSPRTGRGRWAHRVMGALPLPRPVTYGLVTLFTHPVRALAMLLSVAFGMVAATFAVGLTSSLHAIGIAQDPESRAAVTVTTTRMAEVAPPPPPVGGDAGDPPRPGGSGPGAPPVEGSAASGEPGAADPATVRAAVARQAGTGSYYGKTRTEVTVAGISGPVRASLYEGDSRSGSYEMISGHWITGAGQLVVPTRFLERTSTKIGDLVLVTRAEETVRLRIVGESFDTSGSEPEIHADMADFPSAEPGTFLVEVESGVSAEEYARKVAAVVRPLGGDAAANAPSGPEGVLLIMSALAVLLTLMLVSVAGLGVLNSVVLDTRERIHDLGVCKAIGMAPRQILVLVLSSVAAIGVLGGLIGVPAGCALHGLVVPVMGRAVGTGLPSPVLDVYGPVELLLLGLGGVAIAVLGAVVPAGWAARARTATALRTE; translated from the coding sequence ATGAGCCTGTTCGGTACCGGCGCGCTCGGCCGGGTCGTACGCTCCGGCGTCGGCCAGCGGCGGGTGCAGACCGTGGTGATCGCCGTGGCCACGATGATGGCCGTGGCGTCGGCCGTGGTCGCCGGGTCGCTGATGGCCGCCGCGGCCGCTCCCTTCGACCGCGCTTTCGCTGAGCAGCGGGGTGCGCACCTCACCGCCCGGTTCGATCCTGCGCTGGCGAGTGCGGCCCAGCTGGCGGCGACCGGGAAGCTGGCCGGTGTCAGCGCGAGTTCGGGGCCGTACCCGTCGACGGAGTTCCGCCCGGTGGACCGGACGGGTTTCCGGTTGCCGACGCTGACCCTGGTCGGGCGGTCCGGGCCGGACGGCGACGTGGACCGCGTGGAGCTGAAGTCCGGCCGTTGGGCGCAGCGGCCGGGCGAGATCGTGCTCGCCGCGTCGTTCGAGGGGCCCGCCCTCGGGATCGGCGCCACCCTGAGGATTTCGGACACCGCGGGCGCACCGACCCTTTCGATCGTCGGCTTCGCTGTGTCGGCCGGCCGGAGCGCCGACTCCTGGGCGACTCCGGCGCAGGTCGACGCGCTGGCCTCGGAGGGCAGTCCGGTCACGAGCCAGATGCTCTACCGCTTCGACTCCGCGAGCACGAAGGAGCAGCTCCTCGCCGGCCGGAAGAGGCTCTCCGCCTCTGTGCGGCCGGGGGCGCTGCTGGGTACCGAGTCCTGGCTGGACACCAAACGGGCCGCTGATCAGGGCGCGGCGGCGACCGTCCCGTTCGTTTCGGCCTTCGGTGTGCTCGGCATCGCGATGTCGGTGATCATCGTCGGCAGTGTGATCAGTGGGGTGGTCGGGACCAGCCTGCGCAGGATCGGCATCCTCAAGGCCATCGGGTTCACCCCACGCGAGGTCGTACGCGCCTACGTGGCCCAGGCGTTGGTCCCGGCCGGTGCCGGCATCGCCGTGGGCGTCGTCCTGGGGAACCTCCTGGCGGTGCCGCTGCTTGCGGACACCGCGGCGGCATACGGCACCGTCGCGCTCTCGGTGGCCTGGTGGGTGGACGTCACGGTGCCGGCCGCCGCCCTGGTCGTCGTGGGGCTCGCGGCGCTGGTTCCCGCCCTGCGGGCCGGCAGGCTGCGCACGGTCGAGGCGATCGCGGTCGGCCGGTCGCCGCGCACGGGGCGCGGCCGGTGGGCGCACCGGGTGATGGGGGCGCTGCCGCTGCCGCGACCGGTGACGTACGGTCTCGTCACCCTGTTCACGCATCCGGTCCGTGCACTCGCGATGCTGCTCTCGGTGGCGTTCGGCATGGTCGCGGCGACGTTCGCCGTGGGGCTGACCTCGTCCCTGCACGCGATCGGCATCGCGCAGGATCCCGAGAGCCGTGCCGCGGTCACGGTCACGACGACGAGGATGGCCGAAGTCGCTCCCCCGCCGCCGCCTGTGGGGGGCGACGCGGGAGATCCGCCTCGTCCTGGCGGCAGCGGTCCGGGCGCGCCTCCCGTGGAGGGCAGCGCGGCGAGCGGGGAACCCGGGGCCGCCGATCCGGCGACAGTGCGGGCCGCCGTCGCGAGGCAGGCGGGCACCGGGTCGTACTACGGCAAGACCCGGACCGAGGTCACCGTGGCCGGGATCTCCGGCCCGGTCAGGGCCAGCCTCTACGAGGGCGATTCGCGCTCCGGCAGCTACGAGATGATCTCGGGGCACTGGATCACCGGCGCGGGGCAGCTCGTGGTGCCGACGCGCTTCCTGGAGAGGACCAGCACCAAGATCGGTGATTTGGTGCTGGTGACCCGTGCGGAGGAGACGGTGAGGCTGCGGATCGTGGGCGAGTCCTTCGACACCTCGGGCAGCGAGCCGGAGATCCACGCGGACATGGCCGACTTTCCTTCGGCCGAGCCCGGTACCTTCCTCGTCGAGGTGGAGTCCGGCGTCTCCGCCGAGGAGTACGCCCGGAAGGTCGCCGCGGTGGTACGGCCGCTGGGCGGCGACGCCGCGGCCAACGCCCCCTCGGGGCCGGAGGGTGTCCTCCTCATCATGTCCGCGCTTGCGGTGCTGCTCACCCTGATGCTGGTCTCCGTGGCGGGCCTCGGCGTACTCAACTCCGTGGTCCTGGACACCCGGGAACGCATTCACGACCTGGGCGTCTGCAAGGCGATCGGCATGGCGCCACGGCAGATCCTGGTCCTCGTGCTCTCCTCGGTGGCCGCGATCGGCGTGCTGGGCGGGCTGATCGGCGTGCCGGCGGGGTGCGCGCTGCACGGTCTCGTCGTGCCGGTGATGGGGCGTGCCGTGGGCACCGGTCTGCCGTCGCCGGTCCTCGACGTGTACGGGCCCGTCGAGCTGCTCCTGCTGGGGCTGGGCGGGGTCGCGATCGCGGTGCTGGGCGCGGTGGTTCCGGCCGGCTGGGCGGCCAGGGCGCGTACGGCCACGGCGCTGCGCACCGAGTAG
- a CDS encoding winged helix-turn-helix transcriptional regulator: MATSTASERRAMARREYDAFLAVCPSRQLLERISDKWVALVLAALGGDGPRPGERTAGEPQPMRFSELSRRISGVSQKMLTQTLRALERDGMVTRTVTPTVPVTVTYELTDLGRSLQGVMRGIKEWAESHMEEVLTHRDGYDHRQRDAAG, translated from the coding sequence ATGGCGACCAGCACCGCGTCCGAGCGGCGGGCCATGGCGAGGCGGGAGTACGACGCCTTCCTCGCGGTCTGCCCCAGCCGCCAGCTCCTGGAGCGCATCTCCGACAAGTGGGTGGCCCTCGTGCTCGCCGCGCTGGGCGGGGACGGCCCGCGCCCCGGGGAGCGCACCGCCGGCGAACCGCAGCCCATGCGGTTCTCCGAGCTGTCCCGGCGCATCTCGGGCGTGAGCCAGAAGATGCTGACGCAGACACTGCGCGCACTCGAGCGCGACGGGATGGTGACCAGAACCGTGACGCCCACGGTGCCCGTCACCGTCACCTACGAGCTGACGGATCTCGGGCGCTCGCTCCAGGGAGTCATGCGGGGAATCAAGGAGTGGGCGGAAAGCCACATGGAGGAGGTCCTCACCCACCGCGACGGCTACGACCACAGGCAACGCGACGCCGCCGGCTGA
- a CDS encoding zinc-binding dehydrogenase, whose protein sequence is MLTSRCLLPRGNRALPCWCRSTERARPTNVPHEGVGDDASDDISASGGLVAAGELPARVHAVAPLDRAADAYQAMAEGGVRGRIVLVP, encoded by the coding sequence TTGCTTACTTCAAGGTGCCTACTTCCCCGAGGAAACAGGGCTCTTCCATGCTGGTGCCGCAGCACGGAAAGGGCAAGGCCCACGAATGTCCCGCACGAAGGAGTAGGTGACGATGCATCAGATGACATCTCGGCGAGTGGTGGTCTGGTCGCAGCGGGGGAGCTCCCGGCCCGTGTCCACGCCGTCGCACCGCTCGACAGGGCGGCCGACGCCTACCAGGCGATGGCGGAGGGCGGCGTCCGCGGCCGCATCGTCCTCGTCCCCTGA
- a CDS encoding DUF4267 domain-containing protein yields the protein MLTTIATVVAGLLGAGLVLMGGSAVARPRGLAGFGIPDAPVDDPALRPWLRVKGLREIAPGAFVFALMLTATSSVLGWYLLVFAVIPAGDALVVLRSGGPKATAYGVHAATSAVMVLTGICLLA from the coding sequence ATGCTCACCACGATCGCCACCGTTGTCGCCGGCCTCCTCGGCGCAGGCCTCGTCCTCATGGGCGGGAGCGCCGTCGCGAGACCACGGGGACTCGCCGGCTTCGGCATCCCCGACGCGCCGGTCGACGACCCCGCGCTCCGGCCCTGGCTGCGTGTGAAGGGGCTGCGGGAGATCGCGCCCGGGGCCTTCGTCTTCGCCTTGATGCTCACCGCGACCTCCTCGGTGCTGGGCTGGTACCTGCTGGTGTTCGCCGTGATACCCGCCGGGGACGCGCTGGTCGTGCTGCGCAGCGGCGGGCCGAAGGCCACTGCGTACGGCGTCCACGCCGCGACGTCGGCGGTGATGGTGCTGACCGGCATCTGCCTCCTGGCCTGA